GCCTGTGTGGTGAGCGTGGTCAGCCACACCAGCCGGCACACCGCGGCCGATCTGCGCGACACCCTGCTGCCCCGGCTACGGGAGGCCGTCGCCGCGATGGAACGGGAACTGCGCGAGGCACAGCACGCCGAATCCGCCACGCCCACGCCCCGCACCACCGCCGCCCCCTCCGGTCTCGCCGTCTGGACCGGCGCCTCCAAGCAGGAACTGGGCCGGGAGTTCATCGAGTCGCTGGCCCGGGGCCTCACCGTCATCACCGCCTTCGGCGAGGGCCGCGCCGCACTGAACCTCACCGAGGTCGCCCAGGCCACCGGACTCGCCCGGGCGACCGCCCGCCGCGCACTGATCACCCTGGAACACCTCGGATACGTCACCGCGCACGACCGCGTCTTCCGCCTCACCCCCCGCGTGCTGGGCCTCGGCTTCCCTCCCCTTTCGCGGACCTCGCTCGCCGAGATCGCCGCCCCGCACCTCACCGAACTCTCGCAGCGGCTGCACGACTCGGCCTCGCTGGCGGTCCTGACCGGCGACGAGATCCAGTACACGGGCCGCGTCTCCACCAGCCGCGTCATGAGCGTCCACATCACCGTCGGCACCCGCCTGCCCGCGTACCCCACCGCGCTGGGCCGGGTGATGCTGGCGGACCTGCCCGAGCCCCCGCTCACCGAACTGCTCCCGTTGACCCCCCGCACGATCACGGACCCCGCTCGGCTGAAGGCCGTCCTGGACCGCGTACGGGAAGAGGGATACGCCCTGGTCGACGGGGAGTTGGAGGTGGGGCTGCGCTCGGTCGCGGTGCCGGTGCGCGAGCGGGGTGGGCGGGTCGTGGCCGCCGTCAATGTCGCGATGCACAGCAGCCGCCGTACGCCCGAGGAGTGCGTCGCCGAGGTGCTGCCGGAGTTGCGGGCCGCGGTGGGGCGGATCGAGGAGGACCTGTGGGTGGCGGGACGGTTCCGCCGGGTACCTCGGACGTGACGCGCCGGCGCGTACCCCTTGTGACGACCGTTTGAGCACGTGAACGCCCGTGTCCGGGCCACGGGAACGTGGTCCGGACACGGGCGGGAGCAGGTGTGGGGGGTCCCCCCGGGCGTCAGTGGCTGACCTCCGCGCCCCCGGCCGACACGACCTCCGCCACCCCCTCGCCCCACGCACCCTCGTCCGCCTGACCCTTCGCCCCACTCTTCTCCGTCTCACCCTTCTCCGGCGCGACCTCGGGCGCACTCTGGTCCGAGGCTTCGGCGGGCCTGCCG
This portion of the Streptomyces mirabilis genome encodes:
- a CDS encoding IclR family transcriptional regulator domain-containing protein, whose amino-acid sequence is MPSNVAPAPGTGTSSAAGAEAAVPAEAVTPLIRGIAVLRRLTDADGVSSLSGLERSTGLARSTVDRITATLARRGYVRLDGRDAVLAPRLMELGNAYLAALRLPRLLDAHADALADELDESVSLAVGDQDGIRFIHQATRRRAMSLSFRIGDLLPAERTAPGPLFATEWGDREWARWHERRAADPEDRGFPAVPARSRPIEYGEDDRNDEKDRIGANPTNRTNRRNGKDLTVPKDLTVGKDPTVAKDLTVGEGLAADRPEEPGAGRSARRLPTLGEDFEQRTAEAREADWALDDQLIEPGLVALSMPVREAGRIACVVSVVSHTSRHTAADLRDTLLPRLREAVAAMERELREAQHAESATPTPRTTAAPSGLAVWTGASKQELGREFIESLARGLTVITAFGEGRAALNLTEVAQATGLARATARRALITLEHLGYVTAHDRVFRLTPRVLGLGFPPLSRTSLAEIAAPHLTELSQRLHDSASLAVLTGDEIQYTGRVSTSRVMSVHITVGTRLPAYPTALGRVMLADLPEPPLTELLPLTPRTITDPARLKAVLDRVREEGYALVDGELEVGLRSVAVPVRERGGRVVAAVNVAMHSSRRTPEECVAEVLPELRAAVGRIEEDLWVAGRFRRVPRT